In one Suricata suricatta isolate VVHF042 chromosome 9, meerkat_22Aug2017_6uvM2_HiC, whole genome shotgun sequence genomic region, the following are encoded:
- the PIGBOS1 gene encoding protein PIGBOS1 isoform X3 encodes MFGRLTLPQLLFASILGIAGGMYIYQPIFERYYQDQMEFKKKLKLTQESEEKKN; translated from the coding sequence atgtttggtagattGACTCTTCCACAACTGCTTTTTGCTAGCATCCTTGGAATTGCTGGAGGAATGTATATTTATCAACCAATATTTGAACGATATTACCAAGATcagatggaatttaaaaaaaagttaaaattgacACAAGaatcagaagagaagaaaaatt
- the PIGBOS1 gene encoding protein PIGBOS1 isoform X1: MFTEDPLAPQSRGRQTQKSCALLFRPLSLAPAAAVARRRGDAWEKAGSSRRLPKLVFAADTARRSGAGPLCRELACVFPLASPSREIAARLWRLGLCAEVSLPETAGRSRRALVRRQAGGGVGEANGECSRCPSDLKILPGGGL, from the exons ATGTTTACTGAGGATCCCCTAGCACCTCAGTCCCGCGGAAGACAGACCCAGAAATCATGCGCGTTGCTCTTCCGCCCATTAAGTTTGGCCCCCGCAGCAGCCGTCGCTCGCAGGCGCGGAGATGCCTGGGAAAAGGCAGGTTCTTCACGCCGACTGCCGAAATTGGTCTTTGCTGCGGATACCGCACGTCGGTCTGGCGCGGGGCCGCTTTGTCGTGAGCTCGCCTGCGTTTTCCCTTTGGCTTCTCCGTCTCGTGAGATTGCTGCCCGGCTTTGGCGTCTAGGTCTCTGCGCCGAGGTTTCTCTTCCGGAAACTGCTGGAAGGAGCCGGAGAGCGCTTGTGCGGAGGCAGGCGGGAGGCGGGGTCGGCGAAGCCAACGGCGAGTGTTCGAGATGTCCCAGTG ATCTGAAGATCCTTCCTGGAGGTGgactataa
- the PIGBOS1 gene encoding protein PIGBOS1 isoform X2, whose product MFTEDPLAPQSRGRQTQKSCALLFRPLSLAPAAAVARRRGDAWEKAGSSRRLPKLVFAADTARRSGAGPLCRELACVFPLASPSREIAARLWRLGLCAEVSLPETAGRSRRALVRRQAGGGVGEANDLKILPGGGL is encoded by the exons ATGTTTACTGAGGATCCCCTAGCACCTCAGTCCCGCGGAAGACAGACCCAGAAATCATGCGCGTTGCTCTTCCGCCCATTAAGTTTGGCCCCCGCAGCAGCCGTCGCTCGCAGGCGCGGAGATGCCTGGGAAAAGGCAGGTTCTTCACGCCGACTGCCGAAATTGGTCTTTGCTGCGGATACCGCACGTCGGTCTGGCGCGGGGCCGCTTTGTCGTGAGCTCGCCTGCGTTTTCCCTTTGGCTTCTCCGTCTCGTGAGATTGCTGCCCGGCTTTGGCGTCTAGGTCTCTGCGCCGAGGTTTCTCTTCCGGAAACTGCTGGAAGGAGCCGGAGAGCGCTTGTGCGGAGGCAGGCGGGAGGCGGGGTCGGCGAAGCCAACG ATCTGAAGATCCTTCCTGGAGGTGgactataa